Part of the Triticum aestivum cultivar Chinese Spring chromosome 4D, IWGSC CS RefSeq v2.1, whole genome shotgun sequence genome is shown below.
GAGGTGCTGGGAACCGTCGCCGCCGGGCAGCAGGGTGCGGTGGTGGAGACGCCGAAGCCGTGGGCTTGCGCCTGCCCTTGTTCTTCTTGCCCGACAAGACGACGCGCCGGAAGTATGGGCGGCCTGGAATGTACCCGTGGCTGTGGCACCACAACTCGCCGGCACAGAAGTGACCGGGAAGACGGGGTGACGCGCCGGCACACCGGAGCGGGGCGGCCCAGACGATGGGCAGAAGCTGGCCACCCACAGCTGCGTGCTGAACAGTGGTAGCCCGCCCGGGAGCCACCGCCCGGTTGGCAGGCGCAGAGCGGGAGGCGACGGGACCGGTCGTAGGTGGGGGCCCGGAGCTGCTGCAGGCAGGAGGCGCCGCTCCTGTCAGAGAGCGCGGGAAGGGACGGCGGAGGGCATCGGCGGACGTGGAGCTGCGCGACGAGGAGGCGAAAACCGGTAGGGCTTCGTCACCATGCACGGCGCCGGCAACGAGGACGGTGCAGCCGGACACGCATGCCGGCGGGAATTCTCCGAGCGCCACGGGCGGCATGACCCAAGGTTGAGGGAGGGGTCCGCGCCATGGTCGTCTCGTCTCCGGATGCGGCCAAGCCCCTTGCTAGCCGTAGGCGAGGAGGAAGAACGAGCTCGCGGATCTCCCTCTTCCATGTCCGGGCGAGAAGGTGACGGCGGTGAAGAAGATGGCAGGCGAAATGGCCCTCCCTCGTCCTCGACAGACCTAACACCCCGACAACGACACGCTTGTTGGCACCTACACTGTTCGTTACACCCAAAAAATCACACTTCTTGGCCTCTCCTTTTCTTGTTTTCACACTTCTTGGCCTCTCCTTTTCTTGTTTTCACACTTCTTGGCAGGCGCGGTTGAGAACTTGAGATGGCACCATCACCACATAAATAGAAGTGTTGATCCGTGTCTCCTTCAGTGCACCATAGTCACTGGTGCACCACACACTTCACTTCACCATGTCGTTAATTTGCcgcattcttttcttcttcttcttcttcttcttcttcttcttctccctcccctTCCACCACGCACTAGACCCAGTCAATGTACTGAATGTACAATATAATGTCTCGAGCGACTCGTTCACCGGCGTGTCTGGCCTTTTGTCTAGGCAGTTCGTAGCGTACAGTCGCAACCCACCACAGGTTCTGTTGCGCAGGTTTCTTGCCCCACGGCGGCCTGATTTCGAAGCCCTTCCTAACCGGTTTATCATGATAAACATGGTTGACAACGTGCCTGGGCGTACAGCCACCCTCGCCCTGTGCGACGATGACCTGTACGTCCCGGGTTTCAAAGATACCACTCTCCAGTGGAACCATTTCAGAAGATTCGAGCCAATCGTGCCTGGCTCCAGGGAACTGCCCGTTCACCACACTTACCCAGAGCTTCTGCCATTGTTCCCAAACGGCAGCAGAATGTCACACCTGCAACTGCATCTAGTACCCTTGGGCAAAGCTGCCACCTTGGGTGCATTCCGGACGTTGGCAAACTATAATCCTCGCACCACGCCAAGGAAGGACCTTAGGTCCGCGCTGGTAACACTAATCGTCACCTTTagtgaaggacacagatttgatcaGCTAAACAGACGACTGAAGAACGAGTGGGACAACGCTCGACCAATCTACATGCTTGAAGAGGAGGCACCGTACGTTGTACATTGGGGTTCGCTGTCTCGTGCGCTCCAATGGTGGGAGGAGAGTGGTCGCAAAAGTTGGACCAATAGTCCACAGGACATTGCAGAATTCAAAAAGATCCATGCCAACAGTCCCCAGGCAGCTAGAGATGTGCTGCTCTTCTTACAAAGGACCATGAAATTCAATTTATAGATGTAGTACTATGTTGTTTTACATTTAAGCCAGAGTACTTGATGTATTCTGTTAATTACAAAGAAATGTACTAGTAGAACTGTATTGTTCCAGTTAGTGTACCAATCAAGAAATGTATGGATGGATGCTGTAAGAATAAaaaaaatgtatgaatatataatGTATTGTGTTCAGTTGTTGTTTGAGAATATATATATAAGTCGGTGTATGGGCTGTACAGTTACTACTACTAGTTGTATGTGCCGAATGCCACGTTTCTCTTCTTCCATGTCCTTTATGCTACCCGTCTATCCCTGTCCAATTATGATATCCGTCTATCTTTGATGTGTACGGCGCAGCTGTTAGAATTAATCCGAGGTACGCTGTTGATCTACCGAGAAATAAGCAAACACATTCATGGTCAGGACTCTAGTAACTGCCAATAGAATTGTGGTTCAAAGGTTTTGTATCATGCATCAGTAATATAAGAAAACAACGAAACTATAGGCTAGTTCTAATTTTTCAAGTTTCATTCCAACGAATCTGATTTATTTATAGATATACATTAGATGAACAGCTTCATTCGCGAGGATAACCCGGAGTGGACTCCGGTGGTGAGcaggaggaagatggaggaggagattGTAGCAGTTCTGGATCGACGCCGGCATCACGGTTCTGGGAGAGGCACCATCTTCGTCGCCGGGAACACCTTCTGAAGTCGCAGATGGAGATGCTTCAGTGTAAGACTACAGTTAGTTAGCTAGTCTACCGGTGTGATCAAATAAAACTCTTTTTAACCTCGCAAAAAAAAAGTCAGCCTTATCTTGTGCATGCGCCATGCATGCAGCCGCCTCACTCACGTAGGATTAGGATCGGCTGTTAGTCTGACGCCTTCTCCCTCTCTGTGTCCCTGTATCCCTTCCCTTATTTAATTCAGTTTAGCTGCACATCAGTCAGCTGATTTCAATTCAGCGTCAATCGATTTCTAAATGAGGGAAGAAGAAGTAAGGAGAAGggggtgggggctcgccggagagaagGAAGGGGCCACCGTCATCACCCCAGTgtgtatcttagggttcagggtgagggcggtggtcgacggcggtggtggggggcggtggtgtggcgggcggcgggggccggcggttagGCCGGTGGTGGCTGTCAGCTCAAGGAAGGGGGTGtgtccagaggttgaagaagactgTGGGCCATTGATTTTTAATCCAACGGTGCAAAAATCAACTGGCCTCAAACAAAAAATTCAGCTGACTGATTTCTAGCCATTCCCATTAATTCACCGTCTCGAGTGCGTGCCCTTCATGTCCAGCTTCACGTTGAGGTGGTGATGAATATTGGCCGAAGAGCATTAGCCATCGCCGGAGTCTGGTAGAAACCAGGGATGGGCGGCGCAGCTTGGATGGGGAGCGGGGTGGTGACCACGGGCAGGGGACCGTGGGGAAGAGGGGTTGTGGACGccggaaggggaggagaaggaggggaggaggccgccggggaggaagcggcggcggcggcgtgtcgcCGATCACTTCGCGCCGGACTTCACCGACCGCCGCGGCGACGTGCCGTGGAAGATCTGCAACAAGGCCATCAAAAAGTGGCTCTACGGGACAATGCATCCGGGGCTCTGCGGCTTCATCCTCGACCGGGGCGCCACTGCCTTCGAGCTTTGGTCGTCGATCGAGGCCCTCTTCCTCAACAACAAGCGCTCCCGGCAATTCTACCTCAAGACGGAGCTTTACGCCATCAAGAAAGGGGACGCCTCCGTCTCCTCCTTCTGTGCCGATCTTAAGGCGGTCGCCGACGGTCTGCGCGTGGAACGCCGGCAAAATCATCGACGACGACGAACTTGTTATCCAGCTCCTCCGCGGGATCAACAAGGAGAAGCACCAGATGACGGCCAAGATAATAGAGAAGTCGACGATACCCGTTCCTTTTGATGCTGCCATCGGCATGTTTTTGCAGGATGAGATGACGGCCGGCGCTGATCTCCTCGGCTCCGGCTCCCATGGTGCCCTCGCTGCCTTCACGCGTCCACCAGCACCCGCGGCACCTCGGGAGCCACTCCAAGCCTCCGGCGCCTGGACTCGGGAGCAGCGGCAAGCCCGGGCCCGGCTCACCCTCGCCGAACCAGGGGCACAATAAGCGGCGCCGGTACACCAACAATGGTGGCTACCAGGGCGCCAACggctcgccgccgccatggactGGGCATGTGTATGCTTACCCGGTCGCGCTGCCTCCTCCGCCCCGTCCTGGTCCAGCACCGGGTCTTCTTGGTTTGCGCCCGGGGCACGCCTACACGGCGTATGCGCCGCTCCAGTACGCCGCCGCTCATGCGCCGCTCCAGTACGGTGCTCCTCCATACGAGCAGCCGAGCTATGGGACCCCGTACTACGTGCCCGCGCCTCCGATGCCGCAGCCTCCACACGCCGCACCCGCGCCTGACGCCCCGGTGTGGAACATGCGGCGCTTATGGGAGCTTTGTGTTAAGGTTGATCTATCCCCGTTTGAGTAAATTACACGATAATACAACATTTGGGGCAGTTTACACGATAATACCATATTTGGGGCAGTGTTGGCGGATTGATACCAGTTTTCAAAATTTTTACGTGTCAATACCAAGTTTCGAGCAAGCCGTTGCAAATTGGGCTAAATCATGTATAAATACGTGCTGACGGTGTATCTGACCAGCCGGGCCCGCCTGTCAGGTGCCTGCATGACATGTTTTTTGGCAGAAAACCCCCCTACTTTATACTCAATCACATGAacgtcttttttttttgcgggaaaaaggtCCTCTGAGGGACTTTTTTTTTCGTTCGTAAGTTTTCCACGGGCTCGATTGAAATTTCAGTCGAATTGGACaataaataaaaagaaacgaaaaatcacGCCCTGCCATGATTCGAACTCGCGACCGGTCGCACAGAGGCTGGGCGTGCTAGCCACAACGCCACAGAGGCGCTAACGTATTTTATACGCTCGTTTTGCTTTATACTGAAGCACGCTGGGCCGGCGGTTGGGCCACCGTAACCTGCAGTTTGTTTTTCCGTTTCGCTTTTTTTCAGCGCACGCGCTGGAGCTCGTTCGTTGCCCAGGTTTTTTTTGAGGGGTGCCCAGGTTTCTTTTCATTCCATTTCTCTtagtatgctttagttttgtttctggtttcagcttcttttttttttctttcttttttcttcttcttttttcattcaCTAGGTTGGCTATTATCCTGGATTTTTAACATACTTACTGAACATTTTTAAAGTTAGGCTTCAGTATATGTTGAACATGTTTTCAAATACAGATGGGCATTTATTTAATATTCGCTGAGCATGTTTTAGCGTAAAGTAAACATTTTTTTAATGGAGATGAACTTTTCTTtacaaaatgtgaacatttttttactaTAATGAACTTTTGTTAATCTacgttgaacatttttgtaatatatgttgaaTTTGTTTTTTAAGATATGATTAACATTTTACATAATTCCAGTGAACTTTTTTTAATTTATGGTGAAGATTTTCTTAATACATGATGAATTTTTTCAAcaatgtttatttcaaaatatgttcagcaTGTATTAAAAATTATTTTGTAAAATCATTCTTGCATTTCAAGAAATACGTCCATTTGATAATATATGTTGGACATATTTTAAATACAATCAATATACGAGTAACTCAAAAAAAACTGTGTGTCAAGCATATTTTTTAATagttttgtatttgaataatataacgAGGATACATGATAATTGTGCATGCTAGTAGTCCTGAGTGAAGACACATAAAATGTTGACTGTGCGTGTGTTCTAGTCTCAAAAAAATTAATAATACTAATAAGTAATCGCAAAAATAAAATGTATTAATACCATGATTATGGAAAAACAGTAAGTTAGTGCGCGTAGTGTCGCTGGGCTCAACCACCGGCCCAGCGTGTCGGAGAAAAGTATAAAAACAAATCTTGCCTGCAGTCTAACACGAGCGtcgctgcggcgtggtggccagcGCGGGACTCCAGCGTGCAACAGGTCGCGAGTTCGAATCCTGCATTTGAGACGGTATTGATGAATTGATACCAGTTTTCAAAAAATTTACGTGTCGATACTAAGTTTCGGGCAAGCCGTTTCAACAATCGGGCTAAATCGCGTATAAAGTTGTATCTAACTGGTGAGCCCATCAGGTGCCAACTGGCatgttttttttacaaaaaacCCCTTGCTTTAAACGTAATCATGTAAATGTCTTTTATTTCGTGAAAAAAGGTTCATGGTTTGGTTGGGCGTCCCCGATCAGGACGCTTTGGGTTCGAACGGGGATGAGTAAATTACACGATAGTACCACATTTGAGACGGTATTGGTGAATTNNNNNNNNNNAAAACCCCCTTGCTTTATACGTAATCATGTAAATGTCTTTTATTTTGTGAAAAAAGGTTCATGGGACAGACTTTTTTTCTGTTAGCAATTTCAACGACCGAATCGGACTCCATTACAAGTTTTCATCGAATTcgacaaataaataaaataaacaaagCGTGGGTcataggggcccaccaaccatggtttggttgggcgcccccgatcagggcgcgagtcaaGGGCTCGTTCAacccgttgggttcgaacgggGATGAGTAAATTACACGATAGTACCACATTTGAGACGGTATTGGTGAATTGATACCAGTTTTCAAAAAATTTACGTGTCAGTACTAAGTTTCGGGCAAGCCGTTTCAAATCGGGCTAAATCGCGTATAACGTTGTATCTAACTGGCGAGCCCATCAGGCAGGTGCCAACTGGCatgttttttttacagaaaacccccttgcTTTATACGTAATCATGAAAATGTCTTTTATTTTGTGAAAAAAGGTTCATGGGACAGACTTTTTTTCTGTTAGCAATTTCAACGACCGAATCGGACTCCATTACAAGTTTTCATCGAATTcgacaaataaataaaataaacaaagCGTGGGTcataggggcccaccaaccatggtttggttgggcgcccccgatcagggcgcgagtcaggggcTCGTTCAacccgttgggttcgaacgggGATGAGTAAATTACACGATAGTACCACATTTGAGACGGTATTGGTGAATTGATACCAGTTTCaaaatttttacgtgtcagtactaAGTTTCGGGCAAGCCGTTTCAAATCGGGCTAAATCGCGTATAACGTTGTATCTAACTGGCGAGCCCATCAGGCAGGTGCCAACTGGCatgttttttttacagaaaacccccttgcTTTATACGTAATCATGTAAATGTCTTTTATTTTGTGAAAAAAGGTTCATGGGACAGACTTTTTTTCTGTTAGCAATTTCAACGACCGAATCGGACTCCATTACAAGTTTTCATCGAATTcgacaaataaataaaataaacaaagCGTGGGTcataggggcccaccaaccatggt
Proteins encoded:
- the LOC123099382 gene encoding uncharacterized protein; this encodes MSLICRILFFFFFFFFFFFSLPFHHALDPVNVLNVQYNVSSDSFTGVSGLLSRQFVAYSRNPPQVLLRRFLAPRRPDFEALPNRFIMINMVDNVPGRTATLALCDDDLYVPGFKDTTLQWNHFRRFEPIVPGSRELPVHHTYPELLPLFPNGSRMSHLQLHLVPLGKAATLGAFRTLANYNPRTTPRKDLRSALVTLIVTFSEGHRFDQLNRRLKNEWDNARPIYMLEEEAPYVVHWGSLSRALQWWEESGRKSWTNSPQDIAEFKKIHANSPQAARDVLLFLQRTMKFNL